A DNA window from Haliovirga abyssi contains the following coding sequences:
- a CDS encoding PilN domain-containing protein: MIEMNFITKEYKMKLFLENLLKASIVIVVLIVLAEIGVGFYLNTIVKSQQNKIEIVNGKINELNKKNKEIRKLYKNIPDYSSRIQVLNDLVSEKKLRLSEVLYYIKEVTPLKIWYSSLTYKDGKVILKGYAAGKNKNSPEVVALSLEEKFRESKLFRNVIAEGFKRGNVLGNDVVVFTYQLVLGGE, encoded by the coding sequence ATGATAGAGATGAATTTTATTACAAAAGAATATAAGATGAAATTGTTTTTAGAAAATTTATTAAAAGCATCTATAGTTATAGTTGTTTTAATAGTATTAGCAGAAATTGGAGTAGGATTTTATTTAAATACAATTGTGAAATCCCAACAAAATAAAATTGAAATTGTGAATGGAAAGATTAATGAACTTAATAAAAAAAATAAAGAGATAAGAAAATTATATAAAAATATACCAGATTATAGCAGTAGAATTCAAGTTTTGAATGACCTTGTATCAGAAAAAAAATTAAGATTATCAGAGGTTTTATATTATATAAAAGAAGTAACACCTCTAAAAATTTGGTATTCTAGTTTGACATATAAAGATGGAAAAGTAATTTTAAAAGGGTATGCAGCAGGTAAAAATAAAAATTCGCCAGAAGTGGTAGCGTTATCCCTTGAAGAAAAATTTAGAGAAAGTAAATTATTTAGAAATGTGATAGCAGAAGGATTCAAAAGAGGAAATGTATTAGGAAATGATGTTGTAGTATTTACATATCAACTTGTTTTAGGTGGGGAGTGA